In Streptomyces sp. NBC_00483, a single window of DNA contains:
- a CDS encoding MarR family winged helix-turn-helix transcriptional regulator produces MSPTADDPACTGQIPVAARSGPVSLALSRVARLHRIAAGQRLRGLGLYPGQEFVMMHLWDKGPVRQSELIKTLDLDPSTVTKMLQRLEQSGHVRRTPDPGDRRASLVEATDRSCGLLEDVAGVWGALEEQTLAGLSERDRAEFARLLGVVEGNLCAEAGAEECP; encoded by the coding sequence ATGTCCCCCACCGCCGACGACCCCGCCTGTACCGGTCAGATCCCGGTCGCCGCCCGCAGCGGCCCCGTCAGCCTGGCCCTCTCCCGCGTCGCCCGGCTGCACCGGATCGCCGCCGGGCAGCGGTTGCGCGGGCTCGGCCTCTATCCGGGGCAGGAGTTCGTGATGATGCACCTGTGGGACAAGGGGCCCGTGCGTCAGTCCGAGCTGATCAAGACGCTCGACCTGGATCCGTCCACGGTCACGAAGATGCTGCAGCGCCTGGAACAGTCCGGGCACGTGCGCCGCACCCCCGACCCGGGCGACCGCCGCGCGTCCCTCGTCGAGGCGACGGACCGCAGCTGCGGGCTCCTGGAGGATGTGGCCGGGGTGTGGGGAGCACTGGAGGAGCAGACCCTTGCGGGGCTCTCCGAGCGGGACCGGGCGGAGTTCGCGCGGCTACTGGGCGTCGTCGAGGGCAATCTGTGCGCGGAGGCCGGGGCGGAGGAGTGCCCGTAG
- a CDS encoding maleylpyruvate isomerase family mycothiol-dependent enzyme, translated as MATDARDHATVSELLGAWALQALPADEQRTVPAHLADCEECAAEAERLRATVRTLNGPNGHGPNGHGTNEHGTNGNENGTGVGIGANGHGTAGAPQDDAAGHPPLRTDTGPLAAALARRPPAPRAAPTTAPHAQPYAATVAALQALLAEADDAWSTEVVHGWTVRDTVAHLIAADEPLAVHLGLPAHEPPADAAGDGDWRTVWEARTRTVIAHEHARDPHATVAVWHARAAELLAAPAARDPELAAQAATLMGARLPVAEHYLVRAFETWIHGYDIGRALDRPVPPPPAGHLWQLVRLAVRILGQALGPKAPPVALTVTDASRTTEWILGSEDEPVRAELALDPVDFCLLIGGRTTPDALPPGTGDPTAARTLLDRAARLAWL; from the coding sequence ATGGCCACGGACGCGCGCGACCACGCGACAGTGAGCGAACTCCTGGGCGCCTGGGCCCTTCAGGCCCTCCCGGCCGACGAACAGCGCACAGTCCCCGCCCACTTGGCGGACTGCGAGGAGTGCGCCGCCGAGGCCGAACGGCTGAGGGCGACGGTACGGACCCTGAACGGTCCGAACGGACACGGTCCGAACGGACACGGGACGAACGAACACGGGACGAACGGGAACGAGAACGGGACCGGAGTCGGTATCGGGGCGAACGGGCACGGCACGGCCGGAGCGCCGCAGGACGACGCGGCAGGGCACCCGCCGCTCCGCACCGACACCGGACCGCTCGCCGCGGCCCTGGCCCGCCGCCCGCCCGCACCCCGTGCCGCCCCCACCACCGCCCCGCACGCCCAGCCCTACGCGGCCACCGTCGCCGCCCTCCAGGCGCTGCTCGCCGAGGCGGACGACGCATGGTCCACGGAGGTGGTCCACGGCTGGACGGTGCGCGACACGGTCGCGCACCTCATCGCGGCCGACGAGCCGCTGGCCGTCCACCTGGGGCTGCCGGCCCACGAACCGCCCGCCGACGCGGCGGGCGACGGCGACTGGCGCACGGTCTGGGAGGCCCGCACCCGAACGGTCATCGCCCACGAACACGCGCGTGACCCGCACGCCACCGTCGCCGTCTGGCACGCCCGGGCCGCCGAGCTGCTCGCCGCTCCGGCCGCCCGCGACCCCGAACTCGCCGCGCAGGCCGCTACGTTGATGGGGGCGCGGCTGCCCGTCGCCGAGCACTATCTGGTCCGCGCCTTCGAGACGTGGATCCACGGTTACGACATCGGCCGCGCCCTGGACCGCCCCGTGCCCCCGCCGCCCGCCGGTCATCTGTGGCAGCTGGTCCGGCTGGCCGTGCGGATCCTCGGCCAGGCGCTCGGCCCCAAGGCCCCGCCCGTCGCCCTCACCGTCACGGACGCGAGCCGCACCACGGAGTGGATCCTCGGCTCCGAGGACGAACCGGTGCGGGCCGAACTCGCCCTGGATCCGGTCGACTTCTGCCTCCTCATCGGCGGCCGCACCACTCCCGACGCCCTCCCGCCGGGCACCGGCGACCCGACGGCGGCCCGCACCCTCCTGGACCGGGCGGCCCGACTGGCCTGGCTGTGA
- a CDS encoding sigma-70 family RNA polymerase sigma factor yields the protein MVVPVARTGAYDPKERVADDADLHRRLVYGDEAALSEAYDVYNGLVRGVAVRVTRSAGAADDVAQEVFAYLWARPYAFDAQRGSLRTWLSMLAHRRAVDWVRSEARHRKAVTADDAALHAIPAPDPGPDERVVDRERSLLLHSALAQLPLHQRQVVHLAYFAGRTYRQAAVELGIPEGTAKTRLRTALHRLAETLADPAEPGYEAHERGA from the coding sequence GTGGTGGTGCCGGTGGCCCGTACGGGTGCGTACGACCCCAAGGAACGGGTCGCGGACGACGCCGACCTGCACCGACGTCTCGTCTACGGTGACGAGGCCGCGCTCTCCGAGGCGTACGACGTGTACAACGGGCTCGTCCGTGGCGTCGCCGTGCGTGTGACCCGCTCGGCGGGGGCGGCGGACGACGTGGCACAGGAGGTCTTCGCGTATTTGTGGGCGCGGCCCTATGCCTTCGACGCACAGCGCGGCTCGCTCCGTACCTGGCTGAGCATGCTGGCGCACCGCCGCGCCGTCGACTGGGTGCGCAGCGAGGCCCGGCACCGCAAGGCCGTCACCGCGGACGACGCGGCGCTGCACGCCATCCCGGCCCCCGACCCGGGGCCCGACGAGCGGGTCGTCGACCGTGAGCGTTCGCTGCTCCTTCATTCGGCCCTGGCCCAACTCCCGCTGCATCAGCGGCAGGTGGTGCATCTGGCGTACTTCGCGGGCCGGACGTACCGTCAGGCGGCGGTGGAACTCGGCATCCCGGAAGGGACCGCCAAGACCCGCCTGCGCACGGCACTGCACCGCCTGGCCGAAACCCTGGCGGACCCGGCGGAGCCGGGCTACGAGGCCCATGAAAGGGGTGCCTGA
- a CDS encoding aminotransferase class V-fold PLP-dependent enzyme encodes METSGEHQAQVKAQVKAQATAQVLDAELVRAQYTPATTYLNTASSGLLPARAGEAMRAAITDMTEGRSPDSLFADVEEARAAFARIVGVPVSRVATGGSVAVYSGLIASSLPAGAEVLTAEGDFSSTVNPFHVRGDLKVRAVPLDALPDAVRSGTALVAVSAAQSADGRVADVPALRAATRTHGARLYVDVSQAAGWYPVAAQAADADYLASVGFKWLTCPRGAVFFVGPQDTEGFDALTPVFGGWVSGENPWDSCYGPVTEPARSARRFDETQSLVAYTGARRSLALIEELGPEAIHAHDLALADRFRAGLARLGHEPVRSPGSPIVSVPELGVKQAELQRAGIELSNRAGNLRASFHLYNTPADADRLLDALSS; translated from the coding sequence ATGGAGACTTCCGGTGAGCACCAGGCCCAGGTCAAGGCCCAGGTCAAGGCTCAGGCCACAGCCCAGGTCCTCGACGCGGAGCTTGTCCGCGCGCAGTACACCCCCGCCACCACCTACCTGAACACCGCGAGTTCCGGACTGCTCCCGGCGCGGGCCGGGGAGGCGATGCGGGCCGCGATCACCGACATGACCGAGGGCCGTTCCCCGGACTCGCTCTTCGCCGACGTCGAGGAGGCCCGGGCGGCCTTCGCGCGGATCGTCGGCGTGCCCGTGAGCCGGGTCGCGACCGGCGGGTCCGTCGCCGTCTACAGCGGCCTGATCGCCTCATCCTTGCCCGCCGGCGCCGAAGTCCTCACGGCGGAGGGCGACTTCAGCTCCACCGTCAACCCCTTCCACGTACGCGGCGACCTCAAGGTCCGCGCCGTGCCGCTCGACGCGCTGCCCGACGCCGTACGCTCCGGCACCGCGCTCGTCGCGGTGAGCGCGGCCCAGTCGGCCGACGGCAGGGTCGCCGACGTGCCCGCACTGCGCGCCGCCACCCGCACGCACGGCGCCCGGCTCTACGTCGACGTCTCGCAGGCGGCGGGCTGGTACCCGGTCGCCGCGCAGGCGGCCGACGCCGACTATCTGGCCTCCGTCGGCTTCAAATGGCTGACCTGCCCGCGCGGCGCCGTCTTCTTCGTGGGGCCGCAGGACACCGAGGGCTTCGACGCGCTCACGCCCGTCTTCGGCGGCTGGGTCTCGGGGGAGAACCCCTGGGACAGTTGCTACGGGCCCGTCACCGAACCCGCCCGCTCGGCCCGCCGGTTCGACGAGACCCAGAGCCTCGTCGCGTACACCGGGGCCCGCCGGTCCCTCGCCCTGATCGAGGAGTTGGGCCCGGAGGCGATCCACGCCCACGACCTCGCGCTCGCGGACCGGTTCCGCGCGGGCCTCGCGCGGCTCGGGCACGAGCCGGTGCGCTCGCCCGGCTCCCCGATCGTGTCGGTCCCCGAACTCGGCGTGAAGCAAGCCGAATTGCAGCGCGCAGGCATCGAACTCTCCAATAGGGCAGGAAACTTGCGGGCTTCCTTCCACCTCTACAACACGCCCGCCGACGCCGACCGCCTCCTCGACGCGCTCTCCTCGTGA
- a CDS encoding DsbA family oxidoreductase: MRVEIWTDINCPFCYIGKARFEEALDGFAHKDDVEVVHRSFELDPNAKPGETGLVVPYIAKKYGISEDQAAANEQGLGQQAGALGLPYLTEGRDFGNSFDLHRLLHLAKDKGVQDAMIDALYRGNFAEESSVFGDEETVVRLAVEAGLDEGEVRAMLADPDAYADAVRADEREAAELGANGVPFFVLDRKFGVSGAQPAEVFTQALTQAWADRSPLTVIDSADGGDACGPDGCAVPQA; encoded by the coding sequence ATGCGCGTCGAGATCTGGACCGACATCAACTGCCCGTTCTGCTACATCGGCAAGGCCCGCTTCGAGGAGGCGCTCGACGGGTTCGCGCACAAGGACGACGTAGAGGTCGTGCACCGGTCCTTCGAGCTCGACCCGAACGCCAAGCCGGGGGAGACCGGCCTCGTGGTCCCGTACATCGCCAAGAAGTACGGCATCAGCGAGGACCAGGCCGCCGCCAACGAGCAGGGCCTCGGGCAGCAGGCCGGCGCCCTCGGCCTGCCGTACCTCACCGAGGGCCGCGACTTCGGCAACAGCTTCGACCTGCACCGGCTGCTCCACCTCGCCAAGGACAAGGGCGTACAGGACGCGATGATCGACGCCCTGTACCGGGGCAACTTCGCCGAGGAGTCCTCCGTCTTCGGCGACGAGGAGACCGTCGTGCGGCTCGCCGTCGAGGCCGGTCTCGACGAGGGCGAGGTCCGGGCGATGCTCGCCGACCCCGACGCGTACGCGGACGCGGTGCGCGCCGACGAGCGCGAGGCCGCGGAGCTCGGCGCGAACGGCGTGCCGTTCTTCGTGCTCGACCGCAAGTTCGGCGTCTCCGGCGCCCAGCCCGCCGAGGTGTTCACGCAGGCGCTGACCCAGGCGTGGGCCGACCGCTCCCCGCTCACCGTCATCGACAGCGCGGACGGCGGCGACGCCTGCGGCCCCGACGGCTGCGCGGTGCCGCAGGCCTGA
- a CDS encoding GNAT family N-acetyltransferase: protein MIRTAVPADAPVLAALHRRARATYYREGFPDEGDPSAWVERWAVAIARPHGHVLVCVRDGVVVGLASFRRPDEAPADTAVLYQFQVDPDHWSRGIGTELHAACVEQWRVDDVAEVHLIVHGDNTRAQAFYARHGWVDEGPEGSGSTHRRMRLTPGRE, encoded by the coding sequence ATGATCCGTACCGCCGTCCCCGCCGACGCCCCCGTTCTCGCCGCCCTGCACCGCAGAGCCCGTGCCACGTACTACCGGGAAGGGTTCCCGGACGAGGGGGACCCGAGCGCGTGGGTCGAGCGGTGGGCGGTGGCCATAGCCCGGCCGCACGGGCACGTACTCGTCTGTGTCAGGGACGGCGTCGTCGTCGGGCTCGCCTCCTTCCGGCGGCCCGACGAGGCCCCGGCCGACACGGCCGTGCTGTACCAGTTCCAGGTGGACCCCGACCACTGGAGCCGCGGCATCGGCACGGAGCTGCACGCCGCCTGCGTCGAGCAGTGGCGGGTCGACGACGTCGCCGAGGTCCATCTCATCGTGCACGGGGACAACACCCGCGCCCAGGCCTTCTACGCCCGGCACGGCTGGGTCGACGAGGGGCCGGAGGGCAGCGGGAGCACACACCGCCGGATGCGGCTCACGCCCGGCAGGGAATGA
- a CDS encoding IS110 family transposase, whose translation MDHDEIGVFLGLDVGKSHHHGHGLTPAGKKVFDKQLPNTEPKLRDVFDKLKTKFGTVLVIVDQPASIGALPLTVARDTGCKVAYLPGLSMRRIADLYPGEAKTDARDAAVIADAARTMPHTLRSLELTDEITAELTVLVGFDQDLAAEATRTSNRIRGLLTQFHPSLERVLGPRLDHQAVTWLLERYGSPAALRKAGRRKLVEVIRPKAPRMATRLIDDVFDALDEQTVVVPGTGTLDIVIPSLARSLGAVHEQRRATEAQISALLEAHPLSKVLTSLPGVGVRTAATLLVTVGDGTGFPTSAHLASYAGLAPTTKASGTSIHGEHAPRGGNRVLKRAMFLSAFAALHDPASRAYYDKCRARGKTHTQALLRLARQRINVLFAMLRDGTFYEPRTPRLA comes from the coding sequence ATGGACCACGACGAGATAGGTGTCTTCCTGGGCCTGGACGTCGGCAAGAGCCACCACCACGGCCACGGACTTACCCCGGCCGGCAAGAAGGTCTTCGACAAGCAACTGCCCAACACCGAACCGAAATTGCGGGACGTCTTTGACAAGCTGAAGACCAAGTTCGGCACCGTCCTGGTCATCGTGGACCAGCCCGCCTCGATCGGCGCCCTGCCCCTGACGGTGGCCCGGGACACCGGCTGCAAGGTCGCCTACCTGCCCGGCCTGTCGATGCGGCGGATCGCCGACCTCTACCCCGGTGAGGCCAAGACCGACGCCCGCGACGCCGCGGTCATCGCGGACGCTGCCCGCACCATGCCGCACACCCTGCGCTCGCTAGAGCTGACCGACGAGATCACCGCCGAACTGACGGTGCTGGTCGGCTTCGACCAGGACCTCGCCGCCGAGGCCACCCGCACCAGCAACCGGATCCGCGGCCTGCTCACCCAGTTCCACCCGTCCTTGGAACGAGTCCTCGGCCCTCGCCTCGACCACCAGGCGGTCACCTGGCTGCTGGAACGCTACGGATCGCCTGCCGCGCTGCGGAAAGCCGGACGCCGCAAGCTCGTTGAGGTGATCCGGCCCAAGGCCCCGCGCATGGCGACGCGGCTGATCGACGACGTCTTCGACGCCCTCGATGAACAGACCGTCGTCGTTCCGGGCACCGGCACCCTGGACATCGTGATCCCGTCGCTGGCCCGCTCGCTCGGCGCCGTTCACGAACAACGCCGGGCCACGGAAGCCCAGATCAGCGCCCTGCTGGAGGCCCACCCTCTTTCGAAGGTCCTGACGTCGCTGCCCGGCGTCGGCGTCAGGACCGCCGCCACCTTGCTGGTCACCGTCGGCGACGGCACCGGCTTTCCCACCTCCGCCCACCTCGCCTCCTACGCCGGCCTCGCGCCGACCACGAAGGCATCGGGCACCTCGATCCACGGCGAACACGCGCCCAGGGGCGGCAACCGCGTCCTCAAACGCGCGATGTTCCTCTCCGCGTTCGCCGCCCTGCACGACCCCGCCTCCCGCGCCTACTACGACAAATGCCGGGCCCGAGGAAAGACCCACACCCAAGCCCTCCTCCGCCTCGCCAGACAACGCATCAACGTGCTCTTCGCAATGCTCCGCGACGGCACCTTCTACGAACCCCGAACGCCTCGCCTCGCTTGA
- a CDS encoding DUF1349 domain-containing protein, giving the protein MDLEIPPLPFPLRTYGPDGHWSYEDGVLTGWAGPRQDRFVPPTGSSLEPASDAPRLLGAPDGDFQLIARVTVGFAAAFDAGVLYVHVGDREWAKLCFERSPDEPTICTVVTRGHSDDANAFVVPGSSVWLRVSRTGSAFAFHASTDGSTWTFIRIFSLGDEKSASAALIGFLAQSPVGEGCVVTYDHIEFRPTWPRGLRDGS; this is encoded by the coding sequence ATGGATCTCGAAATACCGCCCCTGCCCTTCCCGTTGCGCACGTACGGACCCGACGGCCACTGGTCGTACGAGGACGGGGTGCTCACCGGGTGGGCGGGGCCCCGCCAGGACCGCTTCGTGCCGCCGACGGGGTCCTCGCTCGAACCGGCGTCGGACGCGCCGCGCCTCCTCGGGGCTCCCGACGGGGACTTCCAGCTGATCGCCCGCGTCACGGTCGGCTTCGCCGCGGCCTTCGACGCGGGGGTGCTCTACGTTCACGTGGGCGACCGGGAGTGGGCGAAGCTCTGCTTCGAGCGGTCCCCGGACGAGCCCACGATCTGCACGGTGGTGACGCGGGGGCACTCCGACGATGCGAACGCCTTCGTGGTGCCGGGCTCCTCGGTCTGGCTCCGCGTCAGCCGCACGGGCTCGGCGTTCGCGTTCCACGCCTCGACCGACGGTTCGACGTGGACGTTCATCCGCATCTTCTCCCTGGGCGACGAGAAGTCCGCGTCGGCGGCCCTGATCGGCTTCCTGGCCCAGTCCCCGGTGGGCGAGGGCTGCGTGGTCACGTACGACCACATCGAGTTCCGCCCGACGTGGCCGAGGGGCCTCCGGGACGGGTCCTGA
- a CDS encoding aldehyde dehydrogenase (NADP(+)) yields MAATPVWSVDPRTGKQREQVADEATAQEVDEAVRAAQAARAALADRAVRAAFLRTAADRLEEAKDHLVEAADAETALGPVRLTGELTRSCFQLRKFAEIVDEGAFLGVVIDHPDDTATPPIPDLRRYKIPLGVVAVYAASNFPFAFSVPGGDTSSALAAGCPVVVKAHPDHPATSELVASIIRRAAAEHGIPEGVLGLVHGFDAGVELVKHPLVSAAGFTGSVRGGRALFDAASSRPVPIPFHGELGSLNPVVITEAAAAERADQIGTGLAGSMTLGVGQFCVKPGLVFAPKGEAGDTLVKSLTAAVSDTASGVLLDHRMRDNFIAGVAERAELPDVDAPVTPGAGSEHTVAPGFLTVPATRLATEGGAHDLLLEECFGPVTVVARYETADEITAVLNRLPGNLTATVQLSSSEAAGEGRGAEILAELTPIAGRVLVNGWPTGVAVAPAQHHGGPYPATTSTSTSVGGTAIERWLRPVSYQTTPEALLPQELRDDNPLGLPRRFNGRLEN; encoded by the coding sequence GTGGCAGCAACACCAGTCTGGAGTGTCGACCCCCGAACCGGGAAGCAGCGGGAGCAGGTCGCGGACGAGGCCACGGCGCAGGAAGTGGACGAGGCGGTGCGCGCCGCGCAGGCCGCCCGTGCCGCCCTCGCCGACCGTGCCGTCCGTGCCGCGTTCCTGCGCACCGCGGCCGACCGCCTGGAAGAGGCCAAGGACCACCTCGTCGAGGCGGCGGACGCGGAGACCGCGCTCGGCCCGGTCCGGCTCACCGGTGAACTCACCCGCAGCTGCTTCCAGTTGAGGAAGTTCGCGGAGATCGTCGACGAGGGCGCCTTCCTCGGCGTCGTCATCGACCACCCGGACGACACGGCGACGCCGCCCATCCCGGACCTGCGTCGCTACAAGATCCCGCTGGGCGTCGTCGCGGTCTACGCGGCCTCGAACTTCCCGTTCGCCTTCTCCGTGCCCGGCGGCGACACGTCGAGCGCCCTCGCGGCCGGCTGCCCGGTCGTCGTCAAGGCGCACCCCGACCACCCGGCCACCTCCGAGCTGGTCGCCTCCATCATCCGCCGGGCCGCCGCCGAGCACGGCATCCCGGAGGGCGTGCTCGGCCTCGTGCACGGCTTCGACGCGGGCGTCGAGCTGGTCAAGCACCCGCTGGTGTCCGCGGCCGGCTTCACCGGTTCCGTACGCGGTGGGCGCGCGCTCTTCGACGCCGCTTCCTCGCGTCCGGTGCCGATCCCGTTCCACGGCGAGCTGGGCTCGCTGAACCCGGTCGTGATCACCGAGGCCGCGGCCGCCGAGCGCGCCGACCAGATCGGCACGGGGCTCGCCGGTTCGATGACGCTGGGCGTCGGCCAGTTCTGCGTGAAGCCGGGCCTCGTCTTCGCGCCGAAGGGCGAGGCGGGCGACACGCTCGTCAAGTCCCTCACGGCCGCCGTCAGCGACACCGCCTCCGGCGTGCTGCTCGACCACCGCATGCGCGACAACTTCATCGCCGGTGTCGCCGAGCGGGCCGAACTCCCGGACGTGGACGCCCCGGTGACCCCCGGCGCGGGCAGCGAGCACACGGTGGCGCCCGGCTTCCTCACGGTTCCGGCCACGCGCCTCGCGACCGAGGGCGGCGCGCACGACCTCCTCCTGGAGGAGTGCTTCGGCCCGGTCACGGTCGTCGCCCGCTACGAGACGGCCGACGAGATCACGGCGGTGCTTAACCGCCTCCCCGGCAACCTGACGGCCACCGTCCAGCTGTCCTCGTCCGAGGCCGCCGGCGAGGGCCGCGGCGCGGAGATCCTCGCCGAGCTGACGCCCATCGCGGGCCGTGTCCTCGTCAACGGCTGGCCGACCGGTGTCGCGGTCGCGCCCGCGCAGCACCACGGCGGCCCGTACCCGGCGACGACGTCGACGTCCACGTCGGTGGGCGGCACCGCGATCGAGCGCTGGCTGCGCCCGGTCTCGTACCAGACGACGCCGGAGGCGCTCCTGCCGCAGGAGCTGCGCGACGACAACCCGCTGGGGCTGCCGCGCCGCTTCAACGGCCGCCTGGAGAACTGA
- a CDS encoding IclR family transcriptional regulator, with amino-acid sequence MSADETGAAAGGGQVKSAVRTVELLEYFAGRPGMHSLAAVQEAVGYPKSSLYMLLRTLVDLGWVETDATGTRYGIGVRALLVGTSYIDGDEVVASARPTLDRLSDDTTETIHLARLDGTNVVYLATRQSQHYLRPFTRVGRRLPAHSTSLGKALLATHTDEQVRKLLPETLPSLTEHTITDREKLIEELHQIREQGFAVDREENTLGLRCFGVAIPYRTPARDAISCSVPVARLTPAHEQMVKDALFDARDRLTLATRRL; translated from the coding sequence ATGTCGGCAGACGAGACGGGGGCCGCGGCAGGCGGCGGACAGGTCAAGTCCGCGGTGCGGACCGTGGAATTGCTCGAGTACTTCGCGGGCCGCCCCGGGATGCACTCCCTGGCCGCGGTCCAGGAGGCCGTCGGGTACCCGAAGTCCAGCCTCTACATGCTGCTGCGCACGCTCGTCGACCTCGGCTGGGTGGAGACGGACGCGACCGGCACGCGGTACGGCATCGGCGTCCGCGCCCTTCTCGTCGGCACCTCGTACATCGACGGGGACGAGGTCGTGGCGTCGGCCCGCCCCACCCTCGACCGCCTCTCCGACGACACGACGGAGACCATCCACCTGGCCCGGCTCGACGGCACGAACGTCGTCTACCTCGCCACCCGCCAGTCGCAGCACTACCTGCGCCCCTTCACCCGCGTCGGCCGCCGGCTGCCCGCGCACTCCACGTCGCTCGGCAAGGCGCTGCTCGCCACCCACACCGACGAGCAGGTCCGCAAGCTGCTCCCGGAGACGCTCCCGTCGCTGACCGAGCACACGATCACCGACCGCGAGAAGCTCATCGAGGAGCTGCACCAGATTCGGGAGCAGGGCTTCGCGGTCGACCGCGAGGAGAACACGCTGGGCCTGCGCTGCTTCGGCGTGGCGATCCCGTACCGCACCCCGGCCCGGGACGCGATCTCCTGCTCGGTCCCGGTGGCGCGCCTCACGCCCGCCCACGAGCAGATGGTCAAGGACGCGCTGTTCGACGCCCGCGACCGACTGACCCTGGCGACGCGGAGGCTCTGA
- a CDS encoding GNAT family N-acetyltransferase, translating to MDLALRPVLPGDLPALFRQHNDPESMRTAAFVSPKSADRDLFEAHWHRIREQYVVRTVLLDGAVAGSAAVYGEPGELEVTYWIDRAHWGRGVATAALRALLAEVTERPLHARAAADNKGSIRALEKCGFVVTGHDRGFAHARGEEIEEVVLRLG from the coding sequence ATGGATCTGGCCCTGCGCCCTGTCCTCCCCGGCGACCTGCCGGCCCTCTTCCGTCAGCACAACGACCCCGAGTCGATGCGCACGGCCGCGTTCGTCTCGCCGAAGTCGGCGGACCGGGACCTGTTCGAAGCGCACTGGCACCGGATCCGCGAGCAGTACGTCGTACGGACCGTGCTGCTCGACGGCGCCGTGGCCGGCAGCGCGGCGGTCTACGGCGAACCCGGCGAGCTGGAGGTCACGTACTGGATCGACCGCGCGCACTGGGGTCGCGGCGTGGCGACGGCGGCGCTGCGGGCGCTGCTCGCGGAGGTCACCGAGCGTCCCCTGCACGCCCGTGCCGCCGCCGACAACAAGGGCTCGATCCGCGCCCTGGAGAAGTGCGGGTTCGTCGTCACCGGGCACGACCGGGGCTTCGCGCACGCGCGGGGCGAGGAGATCGAAGAGGTCGTGCTGCGGCTCGGCTGA